In Candidatus Woesearchaeota archaeon, the sequence CCACAAAGAACCCCTCGTAGCAAAGCTCCTCATTTTCCTCGCCATTTACTGGCCCCTCCTCATCATCGGAGAAACCATAGCATACCACGTCTTCAACGTCCGCAACCTCGCAACAGCAATGTACCCCGGCCTCCCCTTCTGCAACTGCCTTCACGCCCCGCCCTGGATGCAAGCAGGCTACTTCCTCCTCGGACTGATCTTCCTCGCGCTCTGCTACGTCTTTGACCTAGAAAACCCCCACCTCACCGCGAGGCTAAAACCTGCTCTCGCAAAGAATCAACCGTAACCGCAACGCCGAGCTTCGCAAAAAAACGCGCAACGTTTCTACAGTCCCGCTCCAAGAGCTCAGGAGCCAAGGAGTCCTGCACAACCGTGGACTGAGAAAAATCAATGAAAACCGGCACCTCAGCATCATTCAAGATATTAAACTCGCTCAGATCCCCATGCACCAACCCCGCCCGCCACAACGCACCCATCATCTTCGCCACCTCAACAAAAAAACCTTCAGGATCAAGCGGGCGCGCATCCTTCACCCGAGGCGCTGGCTCACTCCCACCAATCAACTCCAAAACCAAAATATTATCGCGAAACACGAGCGGGGCGGGAACTCGGACCACCTCACGAGCCCGCATCAAGTTACGAAACTCTCGCTTCGTCCACGCAAAGATCGTCTTCCTGCGTTGGTTGCGCAACCCTTCAAACCGCGGATCAGACCTCAAGTACTGAAACATCTTGAGAAAATCACACGTTTCCAGACGATAAATCTTAACGATAACCCGCTCACCAGACGCCGTACGGGCCGTGAACACATTACTCTCCTTCCCAATCGCGATGGGGCTCTCCAACTCTTCAAAATGCCCCTGCGCCTGGAGCTTGAACAAATTGCGCAGCGTATACTCATCAAACACGTTCTTGTACGTCTTCCACGCTTCCTTTGATTTCCTTCTTGCCATACTCGCCCCGAGCGCTCCTACAACCACAAGCAACGCCCCTGCTGAAAAAAAAAAGCCAAACAAAAAAAAATAAACGGCCGTACCCTGTTAGGCACACTAAAGATAAGAGCAGAACACACTCCTATATTAAACCTTGCCTGTTAAAAGAATAAAGGACAAGAACGCCACAAAGCGATAAAAACAAAAAGACGGAATCAAAAAAACAAAAAAAAACAGCCTCCTTCTTCTTGTCGCCCTCGTTTCCCAGCAAACATCAGCAACAAAAAAAAACAACAAAAAAAACCGCTCTTTCTAAAAATCATCTGCCGTGAGTATCTGAACCTGGCCGGAACTCTTCACTTTGCTACTCATTCCCGCAACGAAGGCGACATTCGCCCGATCAGCCACTTGCAAGAGGTCCTTGTCAACAACACCATCGAAAATAATGCTGTACACGCCGCCACGCAACGACTTAATCGTGCTCTGCAACTCAGTAACCGGCACCTTTCCAAGGATGTTGAGCTTTTCATCAAGGAGGTACGCTCCCCGCGTTCCGATCAAGTCCTCAAGCATCTGACCAAACTTTTTCTTTTCACTATCGGAAAGCTTTTTGACCGTTCGCGGCTCTGCCTTCTTCTCCTCTCTCCCCCCATTCCTGGACTGGCGAGGCGCGGGCCTCTGCTGGCGAGGTGACGTATTACTCTTCACCGGAGCCTCTAACTTGTACTGCTCCGCGGCAACCTTGCTGCGCAACGCCTTATGAATCTCCTTCTTTGTCAACTCTTCAACTTCCTTCCCGTCCGGCGCCTTCGTAACAAAATCAATCTCTCCGCCAGAGGAAAAGACTTCCTTAATGATGAGGTCGCCGCCGCGATCCCCATCAACGAAGACCGTCACGACTTTGCGCTTCGTCAACTCAATAATGCTTTCCGGCACGTTCGTCCCGTTAATCGCAATAGCATTCTTAAAGCCGTGCTTGAGCAAATTCAACACGTCAGCCCGGCCCTCAACAAGAATGACTTCGTCAGACTCTTCAATCGCGGGACCTGCAGGAAGGCGCTCGCGCCCGTACTCTGTAATCTCCATCACGCGCACCGAGTACGCAACCTCATCGGCAAGCTCTTGCGAATCAGGCATCACGCTGTCCATAAGGTTTTTCAAAAGCTCCTTCGCCCTGCTAATCACGTGCTGGCGCTTGGAGATACGAATGTCTTCAATCTCCTGCACCTGAATCTTCGCGTTGCACGGACCAATGCGCTGGATGATTTCCAACGCCGCCGCTACGATGGCGGTTTCTGCTTTGTCAAGCGAGGAAGGAATAATGATCTCGCCGCGCGTCTTTCCGCCTTTTGTATCCACGTTCACTTCAATCCTGCCGATGCGCCCGGAACGCTGCAACTCGCGAAGCTCGAGATCGGCGCCGAGCAAGCCTTCAGTCTGCCCAAAAATCGCGCCGATAACGTCCGGCCTATCCACTACCCCATCAATGAAAATTGATGCGTGGATTATGTACTTTGCTGAAACTTGTGCAATCTTTGCCATTGTCTATCACCTTTTTCTTTCAGCGGCCAGAATCAACCAAAACCCTCTTTTTCCCGGCTTAGCCATGGCCGTTGCCAAAGCGCGCGTCTTTTCCCTTTCAACGCTTTTTGCAACGCCTTCGCTTCCGGTACCACGAGAGGCAGCCTGCAAACCACAAAGAGCTTGCAAACCTCTCAAACACCTCTCAGAACAGGAATTCCCCCAAACCTTTCCACAAAAACAAGTTGTTATCCGATGAATAAAGGAGGACCAGGTATGTGAGGATCTCACTGTTCCTTAAAGGGATTATTGATTTTGACCGCAAATGATTATGGGACAAGCCTGGTGCACTAACTCTCCCCAGTTTCCTGGGAGGCACAAGCGGAAGGTAGGGCCGCTCCTGCCTGGGATCATCACTCGCCTTGTGGGCGTGCGTTCACCCGAGGACTCTCGTGCCAGGCTTAAAAAAGGGGAACTCAAGGAGGGTTTTTAAACCTTTGGGAAATAGCGTCTTCACACCAATTCACACTCACGCTGTATCCGTCAAACCCCACAAGAACTCAAAAAACTGCCGATACCCTGCCGCCACCTTCTCGTCATCAATGAGAATCGCTGTCGGGTCCTTCTCAATCAAGATAATCGCGACCTTCCCGCCGTAAATCCTCGTATGCGCCGGCGCCTCAACCCCTCTGAGAACGTATTTTACCTGTGTTCGAGGCAGCTTCTTCAAGTACCGAACATACTCTTGCTCCAAGTCCCGCGGGTCTGAAATTGCCCGGTAAAAGAGACCAAAATCATGAATACTGCGCATGATGTAACGATGATAATACGGCCCGAGCACCTTGAATAAGTTCGAACCGCCAAAGCCAAACGCCAACACCTCATCCCCCCGCTTACACACAGAAAAGACGTCCTCCAAAACGGTCTTGACCCCCTTCTTCCCTCGAAAAACCTCCACACTTAAGCGCTCCTTTCGCAATGGTTCAATACTTGAAAGCACATCGACAACGTCGCGTAACTGCTCCTTTTCCTGTTGGAGACGCTCTTGCAACTCTTGAACGTACCCCAGCAACCGCTCCGGCTTAGCAGCGCAAAACAACTTCCTTTTTCCTTCAAAAACAAAGCTTGCAAGCCCCTTTTGCATCACGTTCTCCAAAACATCGTACAGCGCCGTACGGTGCATTCCTGTCTGACGAGCCAGCTCCATGGTCGAGGCCCTCCCCAACGTGAGGAGCGCAACGTACACGTTCACTTCTCCCTCTGTTAAGCCCAA encodes:
- a CDS encoding serine protein kinase RIO; its protein translation is MFGFFFSAGALLVVVGALGASMARRKSKEAWKTYKNVFDEYTLRNLFKLQAQGHFEELESPIAIGKESNVFTARTASGERVIVKIYRLETCDFLKMFQYLRSDPRFEGLRNQRRKTIFAWTKREFRNLMRAREVVRVPAPLVFRDNILVLELIGGSEPAPRVKDARPLDPEGFFVEVAKMMGALWRAGLVHGDLSEFNILNDAEVPVFIDFSQSTVVQDSLAPELLERDCRNVARFFAKLGVAVTVDSLREQVLASR
- a CDS encoding DNA primase; translated protein: MAKIAQVSAKYIIHASIFIDGVVDRPDVIGAIFGQTEGLLGADLELRELQRSGRIGRIEVNVDTKGGKTRGEIIIPSSLDKAETAIVAAALEIIQRIGPCNAKIQVQEIEDIRISKRQHVISRAKELLKNLMDSVMPDSQELADEVAYSVRVMEITEYGRERLPAGPAIEESDEVILVEGRADVLNLLKHGFKNAIAINGTNVPESIIELTKRKVVTVFVDGDRGGDLIIKEVFSSGGEIDFVTKAPDGKEVEELTKKEIHKALRSKVAAEQYKLEAPVKSNTSPRQQRPAPRQSRNGGREEKKAEPRTVKKLSDSEKKKFGQMLEDLIGTRGAYLLDEKLNILGKVPVTELQSTIKSLRGGVYSIIFDGVVDKDLLQVADRANVAFVAGMSSKVKSSGQVQILTADDF